A genomic region of Hydrogenovibrio crunogenus contains the following coding sequences:
- the doeB2 gene encoding N(2)-acetyl-L-2,4-diaminobutanoate deacetylase DoeB2, producing the protein MTKPWQDILEKAIASRHWLHQHPELTWEETQTADYIRAQLTELGIPWRACAKYGTVATLSSKSDGQHIGFRADMDALPITEASGVDCCSVESGKMHACGHDGHTATLLAAAAWFKHHESELPSPISLLFQPAEEGGHGAKKMIEDGALNGIDRLYGWHNWPALPFGKALCPDGPVMSGNGTFHITLKGKGGHASQPEMTHDPVLAAAAVTLNLQQIVSRRLPPQANAVVSVTSINAVSNVTVIPEHVKLEGSIRLSQPQWRAPINQLIEDITNDTASSYGVVAEIDIRARYDATINQTDSAAAYRTALQAEFGETATESDVLMPLMASEDFSYYLQAIPGAFALVGMAEDSAGGLRFSAPCHSPEYVFNDRIIEHVVKVFSRLAGAPIPE; encoded by the coding sequence ATGACTAAGCCTTGGCAGGACATTCTGGAAAAGGCGATCGCAAGTCGTCACTGGTTACACCAGCATCCAGAACTCACTTGGGAAGAAACCCAAACCGCTGACTATATTCGTGCGCAGTTAACCGAGCTGGGTATCCCTTGGCGAGCCTGTGCAAAATATGGGACGGTTGCCACCCTTTCTTCCAAGTCGGATGGGCAGCATATCGGGTTTCGCGCGGATATGGATGCTTTGCCGATTACAGAAGCCTCCGGGGTGGATTGTTGCTCGGTTGAATCCGGCAAAATGCATGCCTGCGGTCATGACGGGCACACCGCGACACTTCTTGCCGCCGCCGCTTGGTTTAAGCACCACGAATCCGAATTGCCCAGCCCGATTTCATTACTCTTTCAACCGGCTGAAGAGGGTGGGCATGGCGCAAAAAAAATGATTGAAGACGGCGCTTTAAACGGTATCGATCGTCTATATGGCTGGCATAACTGGCCAGCACTCCCTTTTGGAAAAGCACTTTGTCCGGATGGCCCGGTTATGTCCGGCAACGGGACTTTTCACATTACGCTAAAAGGTAAAGGAGGGCATGCCTCTCAACCTGAGATGACGCATGACCCTGTTTTAGCCGCTGCCGCCGTGACTTTAAATCTACAACAAATTGTCAGTCGTCGACTGCCACCGCAGGCCAATGCTGTGGTCAGCGTGACTTCCATCAATGCCGTGAGTAATGTCACGGTCATTCCAGAACATGTCAAGCTTGAGGGAAGTATTCGGCTATCACAACCACAATGGCGAGCGCCGATTAATCAATTGATTGAAGACATTACGAATGACACGGCAAGCAGCTATGGCGTAGTGGCTGAGATCGACATTCGAGCCCGGTACGATGCGACCATCAACCAGACTGATTCCGCAGCAGCATATCGAACGGCCTTGCAGGCCGAATTCGGTGAGACAGCAACAGAATCGGATGTATTGATGCCGTTGATGGCTTCAGAAGATTTCAGTTATTACTTACAGGCGATTCCCGGTGCGTTTGCGTTGGTTGGGATGGCTGAAGACTCGGCAGGTGGCCTGCGTTTTTCAGCGCCCTGTCACAGCCCGGAGTATGTTTTTAATGATCGAATCATCGAGCACGTCGTTAAGGTTTTTAGTCGTTTGGCAGGTGCGCCGATTCCTGAATGA
- a CDS encoding Tim44 domain-containing protein: MKKVTLWLSMITFTFFATMQVAEAKRFGGGGSFGYSKQIAPKKFNSTKPSSKTDAANAKSNTTAAGTRPSGASRFLGPLAGIAAGGLLAAMLFGDGFDGIQLLDIMLIALVAFLLFSFLKKRQAAMMQPAYSRAPSHSAYETESRQTVEQMRETHVPTYEPNASGSIIGSALPEQADLTLEKPEWFDEASFIEASKEHFRAVQKAWDTLDARELTDYCTPELFAALQSEMDSLQAGENHTEVDELNAETVDMAVDGEYFIVSVRFSGFIKEERNDVAHAFNEIWHIRRLAVGEGNWQIAGIQQNQI; the protein is encoded by the coding sequence ATGAAAAAAGTAACACTTTGGCTTTCAATGATCACATTTACATTTTTTGCGACCATGCAGGTCGCAGAAGCAAAGCGTTTTGGTGGCGGGGGTAGTTTTGGTTATTCAAAACAAATCGCACCTAAAAAATTTAATAGCACCAAACCCAGTTCAAAAACCGATGCGGCCAATGCGAAAAGCAATACCACGGCGGCGGGCACTAGACCATCTGGCGCTTCAAGATTTTTAGGGCCTTTAGCAGGTATTGCAGCGGGTGGTTTGTTGGCTGCGATGTTATTTGGCGATGGATTTGATGGTATTCAGTTACTGGATATCATGCTAATTGCGTTGGTGGCATTCTTGCTGTTCAGCTTTTTGAAAAAACGTCAGGCAGCCATGATGCAACCGGCTTATTCTCGTGCCCCGTCACATTCAGCTTACGAAACGGAATCTCGCCAAACGGTGGAGCAAATGCGTGAAACTCATGTGCCGACTTATGAACCAAATGCAAGCGGAAGCATCATTGGGTCTGCCTTGCCAGAACAAGCAGACCTTACCTTGGAAAAACCAGAATGGTTTGATGAAGCGAGCTTTATAGAGGCATCTAAAGAGCATTTTAGAGCTGTTCAGAAAGCGTGGGATACTCTAGATGCCCGAGAATTGACAGATTATTGCACGCCGGAACTCTTTGCCGCATTGCAGTCTGAGATGGATTCTCTTCAAGCTGGAGAAAATCATACTGAGGTTGATGAGTTGAATGCTGAAACAGTCGATATGGCTGTTGATGGCGAATATTTTATCGTCAGTGTACGTTTCAGCGGCTTTATTAAAGAAGAACGTAATGACGTGGCCCATGCTTTTAATGAAATCTGGCATATTCGCCGCTTAGCTGTTGGAGAGGGCAATTGGCAAATTGCCGGTATTCAGCAAAACCAGATTTGA
- the ectB gene encoding diaminobutyrate--2-oxoglutarate transaminase gives MDWFESYESEIRAYARSYPAVFVKGENAKQTDENGKEYIDFYAGAGVLNFGHNHPKLKAAIVEYIQNDGVLHSLDMMTGAKREFIKGFVETILKPRKMDYKLQFMGPTGTNAVEAALKLARRVTGRKEVVAFSQGFHGMTLGALACTANEVFRNASGVPLTMVSHWPFESNQGGGIESLDTLRALYENSSGGAEKPAAFIVEAIQAEGGVNVASAEWLQALQALARDLGALLIVDDIQAGCGRTGHYFSFENMGIDPDIVTLAKGIGGLGTPMAMNLVKPEHDKHWKPGEHTGTFRGQNISFVAGREALRFFENNDLMEQTRAKGQIMQQYLQGLAERYSEHGFCVRGKGMMQALDVKDGALAKAVARDCFDHGMLFGPCGVGGQVIKLIPPLTIPEEELQAGLAILEQALQRQVEMKS, from the coding sequence ATGGATTGGTTTGAAAGTTATGAGTCCGAAATTCGTGCGTATGCACGGTCCTATCCGGCTGTTTTTGTCAAAGGCGAAAATGCTAAGCAGACGGATGAAAATGGTAAAGAATATATCGACTTCTATGCTGGCGCGGGTGTGCTTAATTTTGGGCACAATCACCCTAAGCTGAAAGCGGCGATTGTTGAATATATCCAAAACGATGGGGTGCTCCATAGTTTGGATATGATGACTGGGGCTAAACGTGAATTTATTAAAGGGTTTGTAGAAACTATTCTGAAACCCCGAAAAATGGACTATAAGCTTCAATTCATGGGGCCAACCGGAACCAATGCAGTGGAAGCGGCGCTTAAGTTAGCACGCCGAGTCACGGGACGTAAAGAGGTTGTTGCCTTTAGTCAGGGGTTTCACGGCATGACATTGGGCGCTCTGGCATGTACTGCGAATGAGGTGTTTCGTAATGCATCTGGTGTGCCTTTGACCATGGTGTCTCACTGGCCTTTTGAAAGCAACCAAGGGGGTGGGATTGAAAGCTTGGATACCTTGCGAGCTTTGTATGAAAATTCTTCAGGTGGCGCGGAAAAGCCCGCGGCGTTTATTGTTGAAGCGATTCAGGCCGAAGGGGGCGTGAATGTCGCCTCGGCGGAATGGTTGCAAGCTCTTCAGGCGTTGGCGCGAGATTTAGGCGCATTGCTCATTGTGGATGATATTCAAGCAGGCTGCGGTCGAACGGGTCATTATTTCAGTTTTGAAAATATGGGGATCGATCCGGATATTGTCACTTTGGCAAAAGGCATCGGTGGCCTCGGAACCCCCATGGCGATGAATTTAGTCAAACCAGAACATGATAAACATTGGAAGCCGGGTGAACATACCGGAACGTTTCGTGGTCAGAACATTTCGTTTGTGGCAGGACGTGAAGCCTTACGTTTTTTTGAAAATAATGACTTGATGGAGCAAACCCGTGCCAAAGGGCAGATTATGCAACAATACTTGCAGGGGTTAGCAGAACGTTATTCTGAGCACGGTTTTTGTGTTCGAGGCAAAGGCATGATGCAAGCTTTGGATGTCAAAGATGGGGCTTTGGCCAAAGCCGTCGCACGAGACTGTTTTGATCACGGCATGCTATTTGGACCTTGTGGCGTTGGTGGCCAAGTGATTAAGTTGATTCCGCCTTTAACCATTCCTGAAGAGGAATTACAGGCAGGCCTGGCGATTTTAGAACAGGCTTTACAACGTCAAGTGGAGATGAAGTCATGA
- a CDS encoding class I SAM-dependent methyltransferase — MSDIAQLKQDIVFQAELKGKPLTFHTTWGIFSPREIDSGTWLLLKHLDLKPQETVLDIGCGYGPLGLAIAANTQGEVHMVDKDFVAVEYANKNAELNGLTHAKAYLSNGLSNVPKELKFSTVVSNIPAKVGKEMLSILLHDVHEQLEPGGQFVVVTINGLRQYMKRNFMEVFGNYDKVKQGKDYTISRCVKA, encoded by the coding sequence ATGAGCGACATCGCGCAACTCAAACAAGATATTGTTTTTCAGGCTGAATTGAAAGGCAAGCCGCTGACCTTTCATACCACTTGGGGTATTTTCAGTCCGAGAGAAATTGATTCCGGCACGTGGTTGTTGCTCAAACATTTGGATTTAAAACCGCAAGAAACGGTATTGGATATAGGATGTGGATATGGTCCTCTTGGTTTGGCGATAGCCGCAAATACGCAAGGCGAAGTGCATATGGTGGATAAGGATTTTGTCGCGGTGGAGTACGCGAATAAAAATGCCGAGTTGAATGGATTGACGCATGCCAAAGCGTATTTGTCTAATGGCTTGAGTAATGTGCCGAAAGAGTTGAAGTTCAGTACCGTGGTGTCCAATATTCCAGCAAAAGTGGGAAAAGAAATGCTGAGCATTCTGCTGCATGATGTACATGAACAGCTTGAACCCGGCGGACAATTTGTGGTGGTAACCATCAACGGATTAAGACAGTACATGAAGCGAAACTTCATGGAAGTGTTTGGCAATTATGACAAAGTCAAACAAGGTAAAGACTATACGATTTCACGGTGCGTGAAAGCTTGA
- the rep gene encoding DNA helicase Rep: MFGLNDRQLKGVMHIETPALVLAGAGSGKTRVITEKIAHLIRKHDVQPHHIYALTFTNKAAKEMKERVSKLLKDDPSKGLNVSTFHNLGLNIIRQEYHALGYKSTFSIMDATDTKQILKELMKKQQLSEEELDGVQWDISNWKNAHISPEKALEMAEDNLQQARAILYDYYQKQLHAYNSVDFDDLIGLPVRLFNENPHILDKWQNKVRYLLVDEYQDTNAAQYELVKQLVGVRAKFTVVGDDDQSIYAWRGAQPENLELLKKDFPNLEVIKLEQNYRSSNRILQAANTLIANNPHVFEKRLWSEMGMGDMLRVLACSDENHEAERVISEIIVHKFKHRTQFKDYAILYRGNFQSRLFERALREQNIPYKLSGGQSFFDKAEIKDVMSYLKLIVNPDDDAAFLRIVNTPRREIGASTLEKLATYATKRGVSLFDATQELGLSTVLNEKALQRVQHFGGLLLSWAQEADALTGTEVTSFVRQLIEKLEYDNWLHETSNTPRAAEKRIENVRDLLLWIERIIDKALNEDGDELRLEKIVAHMTLMDLMERNEEDSEPNMVTLMTLHASKGLEFPHVFLIGMEEELLPHKQNMESPGLEEERRLAYVGITRAKRSLTMTYAKKRKKYGEELKCEPSRFLEELPEELLQWEGKPGVELSPEEQKVTGNAHLENLKAMLNPG; encoded by the coding sequence ATGTTTGGACTGAATGATCGACAACTTAAAGGGGTGATGCACATTGAGACCCCTGCACTGGTTCTGGCCGGTGCCGGTTCGGGTAAAACACGGGTCATTACCGAAAAAATCGCGCATTTAATTCGCAAACATGATGTGCAACCCCACCACATCTACGCCCTAACCTTTACCAACAAAGCCGCCAAAGAAATGAAAGAGCGCGTTAGTAAACTCTTGAAAGACGATCCCAGTAAAGGGTTGAATGTCTCGACTTTCCATAATTTGGGGCTGAACATTATCCGGCAGGAATATCATGCACTCGGGTATAAATCGACGTTTTCAATTATGGATGCGACCGATACCAAACAAATTCTAAAAGAGCTGATGAAAAAACAACAGCTCAGTGAAGAAGAGCTGGATGGCGTGCAATGGGATATTTCCAATTGGAAAAATGCTCACATCAGCCCGGAAAAAGCATTGGAAATGGCAGAAGACAATCTGCAGCAGGCGCGCGCCATTTTATATGACTATTACCAAAAACAATTGCATGCGTACAACTCGGTCGATTTTGATGACTTAATTGGCCTGCCGGTGCGCTTATTCAATGAAAATCCGCACATTTTAGACAAGTGGCAAAACAAAGTACGTTACCTTTTGGTGGATGAGTATCAAGACACCAATGCTGCGCAGTATGAGTTGGTCAAACAACTGGTAGGCGTGCGTGCTAAATTCACTGTGGTTGGGGATGATGATCAATCGATTTATGCTTGGCGTGGTGCTCAGCCTGAAAACTTGGAATTGCTGAAAAAAGATTTCCCGAATTTGGAAGTCATCAAACTGGAACAAAACTACCGTTCCAGTAACCGTATTCTGCAAGCGGCAAACACGCTGATCGCGAACAATCCACACGTGTTTGAAAAACGCCTCTGGTCGGAAATGGGGATGGGGGACATGCTGCGCGTGCTGGCCTGTTCGGACGAAAACCATGAAGCCGAGCGAGTGATTTCTGAAATCATCGTGCACAAATTCAAACACCGCACGCAATTTAAGGACTACGCCATCCTCTATCGCGGAAACTTTCAATCACGCTTGTTTGAGCGCGCCCTCCGCGAACAGAACATTCCTTACAAACTATCGGGTGGACAATCTTTTTTCGACAAAGCCGAGATTAAAGATGTGATGAGCTACCTTAAATTGATCGTCAACCCAGATGATGATGCGGCTTTTTTACGCATCGTGAATACGCCCCGTCGTGAAATTGGTGCCTCGACATTGGAAAAACTGGCAACTTACGCCACCAAACGTGGCGTCAGCTTGTTTGATGCAACTCAAGAACTGGGACTCAGTACCGTGCTGAATGAAAAAGCCTTGCAACGGGTGCAACACTTTGGAGGGCTTTTACTGTCTTGGGCGCAAGAAGCGGATGCGTTGACGGGCACGGAAGTCACCTCCTTTGTGCGACAACTGATTGAAAAACTGGAATATGACAACTGGTTACACGAAACCAGTAACACTCCCCGTGCGGCGGAGAAGCGCATTGAAAACGTACGCGACTTACTACTCTGGATTGAACGCATTATCGATAAAGCGTTGAATGAAGATGGCGACGAACTCCGCTTGGAAAAAATTGTCGCGCATATGACGCTGATGGATTTAATGGAACGCAATGAAGAAGATTCCGAGCCGAATATGGTCACGTTGATGACCTTGCATGCTTCCAAAGGGCTTGAGTTTCCGCATGTATTCCTCATCGGCATGGAAGAAGAGTTACTGCCACACAAACAAAACATGGAATCCCCCGGATTGGAAGAAGAACGCCGTTTGGCTTATGTGGGCATTACCCGTGCCAAGCGAAGCCTGACCATGACGTATGCGAAAAAACGCAAGAAATACGGTGAAGAACTCAAATGTGAGCCAAGCCGCTTTTTAGAAGAATTACCGGAAGAGCTCTTGCAGTGGGAAGGTAAACCCGGCGTGGAGCTCTCTCCAGAAGAACAAAAAGTGACCGGGAATGCGCATTTAGAGAACTTAAAGGCCATGTTGAACCCGGGATAA
- a CDS encoding 3'-5' exonuclease, whose product MSNAQLIFIDKRNQPIKEYIVAVAASDGLNIKGIQIIASPAKGEKALISATVKIPPLEDLQFDTSKIVNAILDELVVGEETLSVKELIERASDDEDVRKSLSKSVKKLKTKLTELIKEFTGSEVINLIQERRNDANFKLKEHDQELKGNKVVCIDIEATDICTKDNADIIQVSICDLEGNELLNQLINPGYDIPENDKHNICTEMVQDAPFLADAWDEIHRILAEADTVLAYSTESDFAYLEKSAEKKMLTFELDYSKWLDVAELSKDLVGALRWQSEKMYWFYKTPKLTDAYAKIMGKPFPGDAHDALADAQATAELFNAMLMRGRKSQVKIKKPEPVKDEISNNPFAQAFAAAKRKSK is encoded by the coding sequence ATGAGCAACGCCCAACTTATCTTTATTGATAAACGCAACCAACCGATTAAAGAATACATCGTCGCGGTTGCCGCTTCCGATGGATTAAATATTAAAGGCATTCAGATCATTGCCTCCCCTGCAAAGGGCGAAAAAGCGCTCATAAGCGCCACCGTCAAAATCCCGCCGCTGGAAGATTTACAGTTCGATACCTCTAAAATTGTGAATGCGATTCTGGACGAGCTTGTCGTGGGCGAAGAAACATTAAGTGTGAAAGAATTGATTGAGCGTGCGAGTGACGATGAAGACGTCCGTAAATCCTTAAGCAAGTCCGTCAAAAAACTCAAAACCAAGCTCACGGAGCTCATCAAAGAATTTACTGGATCAGAGGTCATCAACTTGATTCAGGAACGCCGTAATGATGCCAACTTCAAACTGAAAGAACACGATCAAGAGCTGAAAGGCAATAAGGTTGTCTGTATTGATATTGAAGCCACCGACATTTGCACCAAAGACAATGCCGACATCATCCAAGTCTCTATTTGTGATTTGGAGGGCAATGAATTGTTGAACCAACTCATCAACCCTGGTTACGACATTCCTGAGAACGATAAGCACAACATCTGTACTGAGATGGTTCAAGATGCGCCTTTCCTAGCGGATGCCTGGGATGAAATCCACCGTATTCTGGCAGAAGCAGACACCGTGCTGGCTTACAGCACCGAATCTGACTTTGCTTATCTGGAAAAAAGTGCCGAAAAGAAAATGCTGACGTTTGAGCTGGATTACAGCAAGTGGCTGGATGTCGCAGAGCTTTCCAAAGACTTAGTCGGTGCATTACGCTGGCAATCGGAAAAAATGTATTGGTTCTATAAAACGCCGAAGCTAACCGATGCGTATGCCAAAATCATGGGCAAACCTTTCCCGGGCGATGCGCACGATGCCTTAGCCGATGCCCAAGCGACAGCCGAATTATTTAATGCCATGCTGATGCGAGGCCGTAAATCACAAGTGAAGATTAAAAAACCTGAACCGGTGAAAGACGAAATTTCGAACAACCCATTTGCGCAGGCCTTTGCGGCTGCCAAACGTAAGTCGAAATAA
- a CDS encoding OmpA family protein, translated as MRPSLFLCSVALSLLSFFSTALFAQNATQPPQTTAEITLKEKSLQPEKISSFYKDLDQDGVKDKQDHCLNSLPNQKVNAFGCESDEDKDGVVDRLDQCPKTPAGISVNKVGCEGDADQDGVYDSQDQCPGTLPGVEVNKVGCRLDTDLDRDGVLNNKDQCPNTPRGTIVNQYGCEPKSLVITNIVFDLGSYKIRPDQKPILDRDISQLRNLKDHELIVITGFTDALGSERSNLKLSWNRAQSTKEYLVRKFNYDASKILIMGKGETNPVASNATKAGRKKNRRISFKVMDQQIVPKEASTTIPDNMKHYNRYQE; from the coding sequence ATGAGACCCTCTTTATTCCTTTGTTCTGTTGCACTCTCATTATTGAGCTTTTTCTCGACAGCTCTTTTCGCTCAAAACGCCACTCAACCGCCTCAAACTACCGCTGAAATAACGTTGAAAGAGAAGTCACTCCAGCCCGAAAAAATCTCCAGCTTCTATAAAGACCTGGATCAGGACGGCGTGAAAGACAAGCAAGATCACTGTTTAAATAGCTTACCAAACCAAAAGGTGAATGCATTCGGCTGTGAATCAGATGAAGACAAAGATGGGGTCGTGGATCGATTAGATCAGTGCCCTAAAACTCCGGCAGGCATCAGTGTCAATAAAGTCGGTTGCGAAGGAGATGCAGATCAGGATGGCGTTTACGACAGTCAGGATCAATGTCCTGGGACACTCCCTGGTGTTGAGGTCAATAAAGTCGGCTGTCGCCTCGATACCGATCTGGATAGAGATGGGGTTTTAAATAATAAGGACCAATGTCCCAATACGCCTAGAGGCACCATCGTAAATCAATATGGCTGTGAACCTAAAAGCTTGGTTATCACCAATATCGTGTTTGATTTAGGCTCTTATAAAATTCGTCCGGATCAAAAGCCGATTTTGGACAGAGACATCAGCCAGTTACGAAACCTAAAAGACCATGAACTCATTGTCATCACCGGATTTACCGATGCACTTGGCAGTGAACGCAGCAACTTAAAACTTTCTTGGAACCGGGCTCAGTCCACCAAAGAGTATCTGGTTCGAAAATTCAATTATGATGCCTCTAAAATCCTAATCATGGGGAAAGGAGAAACCAACCCCGTGGCTTCCAATGCAACAAAAGCAGGACGAAAGAAAAACCGGCGTATTTCATTTAAAGTCATGGATCAACAGATCGTGCCTAAGGAAGCAAGCACCACCATACCTGACAATATGAAACACTATAACCGCTATCAAGAATAA
- a CDS encoding iron-containing alcohol dehydrogenase, producing the protein MIANFQIANLPKIQFGWGIRDQFAPAIAEQGFQSVVLISGQFLARPGGFSSELITQLQQTGIRVNVFVVSGEPSPDLVDEIVNASPNNADAVIGIGGGSVLDAAKAVAGLIPSQTSVMDYLEGVGKGLKLTGNTLPFIAMPTTAGTGSETTKNAVLSRLGEFKKSFRDDKLLAKEVWLDPSFLPTCPHEVLYSTGMDAFTQLLESYTTLKANPITDALAWQGMTLFNGAFEAINSDDLEQQKTGYGNLMLAASLSGITLANAGLGAVHGLAGPIGAFFEAPHGVLCAALLAPITEANIHALTQSDAPHASSTLEKYAQIGTLLTASSNAESDSISALIEHLKTLTATYLPNRLSKYGLQIDNLTPVLKNCRSGSMIGNPLILSDEVLMDAIQKAL; encoded by the coding sequence ATGATTGCAAACTTTCAAATCGCCAACCTCCCTAAAATTCAATTCGGCTGGGGGATTCGAGATCAATTTGCACCAGCGATTGCAGAACAAGGCTTTCAATCTGTCGTGCTCATTTCCGGCCAATTTTTAGCCAGGCCTGGCGGTTTTTCATCAGAATTAATCACCCAACTGCAACAAACGGGTATTCGAGTCAATGTGTTTGTGGTGTCTGGAGAACCTTCTCCAGACTTAGTGGATGAAATCGTCAACGCCAGTCCAAACAACGCTGATGCGGTTATCGGAATCGGCGGTGGCAGCGTGTTGGATGCCGCCAAAGCCGTGGCCGGATTGATTCCCAGTCAAACCTCGGTAATGGATTATCTGGAAGGCGTTGGCAAAGGCCTTAAATTGACCGGTAATACCCTGCCATTTATTGCGATGCCGACCACGGCAGGCACGGGCAGCGAAACCACCAAGAACGCAGTACTGTCCCGTTTAGGCGAATTCAAAAAGTCCTTTCGCGATGACAAACTGCTTGCCAAAGAGGTGTGGTTAGACCCTAGTTTCCTGCCAACTTGCCCACACGAGGTTCTTTACAGCACGGGAATGGATGCCTTTACCCAATTATTGGAATCTTACACCACCTTAAAAGCCAATCCGATTACCGATGCCCTAGCATGGCAAGGCATGACGTTATTTAACGGCGCATTCGAAGCCATCAACAGTGATGACCTTGAACAACAAAAAACCGGCTATGGCAACTTAATGCTGGCGGCCAGTTTGTCCGGCATTACCTTAGCCAATGCCGGATTGGGCGCAGTCCATGGTTTGGCAGGCCCTATCGGTGCCTTTTTTGAAGCACCCCATGGTGTGCTGTGTGCCGCATTACTCGCACCAATAACCGAAGCGAACATTCATGCCCTAACACAATCAGATGCGCCCCACGCAAGCAGTACTTTAGAGAAATATGCTCAAATTGGCACCTTATTGACGGCTTCGTCTAACGCTGAATCAGATTCAATTTCCGCCTTAATCGAACACTTAAAAACCCTGACAGCAACCTATCTTCCCAATCGACTTTCTAAATACGGATTGCAAATAGATAACCTGACACCGGTTTTAAAAAACTGTCGTTCAGGAAGTATGATAGGCAACCCTTTGATTTTATCAGATGAGGTTCTAATGGATGCGATTCAAAAAGCCTTATAG
- the truD gene encoding tRNA pseudouridine(13) synthase TruD — MPNPVSLSHFAYAYGRPESVAALKAEPADFQVEELIAYALSGEGEHLWVWVQKIGQNTDWVAKQIARWAGITPKEMGVAGKKDRQAITRQWMSLHLPGKQAPDIESLDVPGVTLLKAIRHHRKLQTGGLSGNRFTLVLRDIEGDSDQIESRLQKIAEKGVPNYFGEQRFGNDFQNLAKATALFQGQIKSPKRHQKSLYISAARSWIFNEILSERVRQGSWNRAVPGDVFQLEGSQKWFADDGDPALSKRVVEKDLHPTGALTGRGVLPSQSGAFQVEQSVLEKHPIWQAGLEKLGLKQERRALRVLPKEMRWEWLDQSTLSVSFALPAGSYATMVIRELFEVKLED, encoded by the coding sequence ATGCCGAACCCTGTTTCCTTATCTCATTTTGCCTATGCATATGGTCGCCCAGAAAGTGTTGCAGCATTAAAAGCCGAGCCAGCTGATTTTCAAGTAGAGGAACTGATTGCTTATGCGCTGAGTGGAGAAGGTGAGCATTTATGGGTTTGGGTGCAAAAAATTGGACAGAACACTGATTGGGTTGCCAAACAAATTGCCCGCTGGGCAGGGATTACCCCCAAAGAGATGGGGGTTGCAGGTAAAAAAGACCGTCAGGCGATCACCCGACAGTGGATGAGTCTTCATTTGCCTGGAAAACAAGCGCCCGATATCGAAAGCCTGGACGTGCCAGGTGTCACGCTTTTAAAAGCAATCCGTCATCATCGAAAACTGCAAACCGGGGGCTTGTCGGGCAATCGATTCACGCTCGTATTGCGTGACATTGAAGGTGATTCGGATCAAATTGAAAGCCGCTTGCAGAAAATTGCAGAAAAAGGTGTGCCGAATTATTTCGGAGAACAGCGCTTTGGAAACGATTTTCAAAATCTTGCGAAAGCCACGGCCTTGTTTCAAGGTCAGATAAAATCTCCAAAACGCCATCAGAAATCTTTATACATTTCCGCAGCACGGTCTTGGATTTTTAATGAAATTTTGAGTGAACGTGTGCGTCAAGGTTCTTGGAACCGTGCAGTTCCTGGAGATGTCTTCCAGCTAGAAGGGTCTCAGAAATGGTTTGCTGATGATGGTGATCCTGCTTTGTCCAAGCGAGTTGTCGAAAAGGATCTACACCCTACCGGTGCGTTAACCGGTCGAGGTGTATTGCCCTCTCAGAGTGGCGCTTTTCAGGTAGAACAATCCGTGTTGGAGAAGCATCCGATCTGGCAGGCCGGGTTAGAAAAGCTTGGTTTAAAGCAAGAGCGTCGTGCTTTAAGGGTTTTACCGAAAGAAATGCGTTGGGAGTGGCTAGATCAGTCCACCTTATCTGTGAGCTTTGCTTTGCCGGCTGGCAGTTATGCAACAATGGTGATACGTGAATTATTTGAGGTCAAGCTGGAAGATTAA
- the hisI gene encoding phosphoribosyl-AMP cyclohydrolase: MSQQPTFKQLEKAQQGDSFDWEAVKKQVKYDDNGLIPAIAQQFDSKEVLMMAWMNEAALQETLETGRVCYWSRSRQSYWRKGEESGQIQLLKDLRFDCDGDAILLLVDQTGPACHTGRKSCFYTAIHDHQAEILTNPIIDPEALYKK, translated from the coding sequence ATGTCACAACAGCCCACATTCAAACAACTGGAAAAAGCGCAACAAGGCGATTCGTTTGACTGGGAAGCCGTTAAAAAACAAGTCAAATATGACGATAATGGTCTGATCCCAGCCATTGCGCAGCAATTCGACAGCAAAGAAGTCTTAATGATGGCTTGGATGAATGAAGCCGCGTTGCAAGAAACTTTGGAAACTGGACGTGTCTGTTACTGGTCACGTTCACGTCAGTCTTACTGGCGTAAAGGGGAAGAATCCGGGCAAATTCAGCTTTTAAAAGACCTACGTTTTGACTGTGACGGCGATGCCATTTTGTTGTTGGTGGATCAAACAGGCCCAGCCTGCCATACCGGACGGAAGAGCTGCTTTTACACCGCCATTCATGACCATCAGGCCGAAATCTTAACCAACCCGATTATTGATCCTGAAGCGCTGTACAAAAAATAA